GAAACGATCAGATTTAACCAAAGCTTATCTTTGTACATGTGCTCATCCTTACCCAGTAAACGGAAGCCGCCGGAGTTTCCCTGCAGCCCATGTAGAACGGTATGACTGTTACGCGAATCCCTTCTGTCGTTTCTTTATGCACATCGGACAGTTCCAGCCACGGATGATTCTTCTTCTGCCAGGCTCGTAGTGTTTCCTGCGCTACAAACGGTGGGTCTTTGTCTGGCTGGTTGGCTAAGAACTTGTCAAACAATTCGTGATGCAAAGGATGCTGTTCCCCAGAGCTGTAAGGCAGTATGTCTTCGTGCGCCACATAATCCAGACCAGGAATTGCGTACAAACTTCGGCTTGATTCTTGATTACCCAAGAATGTTACCGCTTCCGTTTGCGCGCGTATATAAGGACAATCTCGCTGATCGATCAACACCTGGTAGAACGTGTGCGTTTTCTTCTGAACTTCTTTGCTCGCGTTGCCGGCAGCACCGCCTTCGGTCGACTCCGAAGCGACACTGTCCAGCTGGTTTCCTTTGGACTGATTCGGAAGATCGCGGTCATACACTCGGGCAAGCCATGGGAATAGTATCACACCGCGATATCCGAATACTCGGTGTAGGAATAGTTGACCCGTTTCATATTTGCCTTGCGCCTTTGGTAGCTCTAGTCTGCCTACCTCCGCCAATCTGCAACGTAAATAATTATATAACTTACACAAACTGCACATAAAACGAATTACGGATTTGCTGAATCTGATGCTTGTTGCATGTAGGGACAACCGTATGCTTGCAACAAGGGATCTAGCTTAGTACTTAAGCACCTGGCTTGGCTTCCCAAACAATTGCACCATCTTACCGTGTGTTGTGATAAATAGATACTGAAAACAAGCGAACTACCAAATTGAACCCTGGGCGGAAATGGCAAAGCGAGGACGCCTTATACATTAGTGGACTCATCGTCGATAGATAGCAGAACTACTGGTTGGTCTGGTAGGTACACTATTGTCGAGAAACCGTTTTTTCGAAAGCGCCGACGTAGTACAATTagtgaaatttaataataacttTATTACTATCGCTATTGCACACACGGGTTTtttgcaacacaacacaatcaaTGAACCCGAACGTCAAACGTGCAGTTGACGTTTCTACCAATTTCCGTTTTCAATACGTGATGGAGGAGCTCAGATCTGCAAATGAACGTGTTTGACTGTCGCTTCTGAGCTTTTTTAGTTGCTCGTTTGTATTTTTCGACGCACAAAAGACGCAGAATagttaacaaattaaataatgcaGTAGAGAAGCGACACGTCTGACATaattttgtgtatttgtaGCATTTGTGTAGAACGCCCGTAGAGCGGCTTGTTGTTTTGCGGAAAGTGACCAGAGAAACGCATTAAATtgctcaaacaaaacataatttctaTCATGGCATTAAAGACCTACGGCGATAAACCGATAAGCTTTCAGGTGGAAGAAAATGGCGAATATTACTGCGTCGGATCGGAGGTATGTGCCCCATTTAGGACCAACACAAAGCTCGGCTACTAATGTGGTGATGTTTTCAGGTTGGAAATTACTTGCGCCTCTTTAGGGGCAGTTTGTACAAGAAGTATCCGGGCATGTCCCGGCGCTTACTGACCAACGAAGAGCGTAAACGTTTGTTGGATTCTGGCATCAGCAACCACCTGCTATCCAGTTCCGTTTCACTGCTAAAAGCGACCGAAGTACAGGATGTACTCGatggaaatgatgaaaagtataAGGCCGTGTCTGTGCACACCTCGGAGCCTCCAGCACCGAGAGAAAGCAAATCAAGCAAGAAGCAACCGCCGTGGGTTCCAACAATGCCTAATTCGAGCCATCTGGACGCAGTCCCGCAGGCGACACCTATTAATCGGAACCGTGTATACAACAAAAAGGTGCGCACGTTTCCGATGTGCTTCGATGACACTGATCCGACGCTGAACGTGGAGAATGCATCTCAGAGCGAAATTTTGGTTCCAATTCGTCTGGATATGGAAATCGAAGGACAAAAACTGCGGGATACGTTTACGTGGAACCGAAACGAATCCATGATCACACCGGAACAATTTGCAGAAGTGCTGTGCGATGATCTGGACCTCAACCCAACGCCGTTTGTTCCAGCGATTGCGGCCGCCATAAGGCAGCAGATTGAGGCGTACCCGAACGAGCCGGTCGTTCTGGAGGAAGGTTCCGATCAGCGTGTTTTGGTGAAGTTGAACATTCATGTCGGAAATACGTCACTGGTCGATCAGGTCGAATGGGATATGGCTGAGAAAGAGAACAACCCGGAGGAGTTTGCAATTAAACTGTGCGCAGAGCTAGGATTGGGGGGCGAGTTTGTTACGGCCATCTCGTACTCTATTCGTGGCCAACTGTCGTGGCATCAGCGCACCTATGCGTACAGTGAAACTCCACTAGCCACGGTGGAAGTTCCTTTCCGAACACCGAGCGAGGCCGATCAGTGGGCACCATTCCTCGAGACGCTTACAGATgccgaaatggaaaagaagatACGTGACCAGGATCGAAATACACGACGGATGCGACGTTTGGCTAATACCTTTACCTAAGCTGCCGGGATTTGTTTCAGTCATGCATCTCTCATCATCATGCATCCTGGCTAATTCTTTCCATGATTCTATAcgtttgtgcgtgtttgtCATAAGAAATAACTAACGATTAATAAACGGATCATATCGATTCGAAAGTATTACACTGCACCTCTTCATCGTTAATTATTTGGTGCACGTTCAAATTCCTCTTCATCGTCGCTGTCTTCGCAATACGAGGCATTATGCCGTGCGCGCAACATTCGAATAATGTCAACAGCGGTAAGTGGTTCGGCGATGAGCTCCACGTTGCTATCAAAGTTTATATCGGAAACAGGTTCTGTCACAGCATTACAATCCTCTTCAGCAGCAGGTGGGACATCATCAGATTCGTTTCGGTCCTTCGGCACGATGTTAGTTTTAAACTTTTCTTTCTCTGAAACTAAAATGGTGACGGTAGGTTACAATTATTCCTCCATCATACAATAACTTACTTTTATTGTTATGGACGGATTCCAACGGTGCAACCAAT
This region of Anopheles marshallii chromosome 2, idAnoMarsDA_429_01, whole genome shotgun sequence genomic DNA includes:
- the LOC128707350 gene encoding polymerase delta-interacting protein 2; its protein translation is MSPLMYKASSLCHFRPGFNLVVRLFSVSIYHNTRLAEVGRLELPKAQGKYETGQLFLHRVFGYRGVILFPWLARVYDRDLPNQSKGNQLDSVASESTEGGAAGNASKEVQKKTHTFYQVLIDQRDCPYIRAQTEAVTFLGNQESSRSLYAIPGLDYVAHEDILPYSSGEQHPLHHELFDKFLANQPDKDPPFVAQETLRAWQKKNHPWLELSDVHKETTEGIRVTVIPFYMGCRETPAASVYWWRYCIRLENLGELSVQLRERHWRIFSLSGTLETVRGRGVVGQEPILSPRLPAFQYSSHVSLQAPSGHMWGTFRMEREDGHMFDCRIPPFSLESKPDDNSSNGSIDETSSTLGVSSKQPSSGTGPSGGDETVSSSTTASTKPNTKNNKNDGDDNV
- the LOC128707447 gene encoding SWI/SNF-related matrix-associated actin-dependent regulator of chromatin subfamily B member 1; translated protein: MALKTYGDKPISFQVEENGEYYCVGSEVGNYLRLFRGSLYKKYPGMSRRLLTNEERKRLLDSGISNHLLSSSVSLLKATEVQDVLDGNDEKYKAVSVHTSEPPAPRESKSSKKQPPWVPTMPNSSHLDAVPQATPINRNRVYNKKVRTFPMCFDDTDPTLNVENASQSEILVPIRLDMEIEGQKLRDTFTWNRNESMITPEQFAEVLCDDLDLNPTPFVPAIAAAIRQQIEAYPNEPVVLEEGSDQRVLVKLNIHVGNTSLVDQVEWDMAEKENNPEEFAIKLCAELGLGGEFVTAISYSIRGQLSWHQRTYAYSETPLATVEVPFRTPSEADQWAPFLETLTDAEMEKKIRDQDRNTRRMRRLANTFT